GCCCTACGTGATCGTGTATTTCCCTGGCGATGCGGTTGCGCTCGTTCAGCGTCGCCAGGCGTATCTCATAATCCTGCTTTTCCAGCAGCTCCTTATTGCGCTGCTCCAGCAGCAGCGCCAATTCGCGGCTGTCGTCCCGCATGCGGTTAAATTTTGCCCCTGCGCGCTCTAAGGCCAGTGTGCGCTGGCGCAGCACCCACCCAAGGCCCATGAACAGCACCGTCATGATCCCCAAAAGGTCGGCCGAAAACAGCGGCCCGGCAAGCGATAGTATCCCCAGGGCCACCCCCACCGGCCAGGGGCATACAATCGCCACATCGTAAAACACCAGCGGCAAAAAAACGCAGAACTCCGGCGCGAAAATACAGATCATCCCATAGCCCAGCGCTACGGCGCCGGTAAAGCGCCGGTCGTCAAAATATCCCGCCAAGGCGCTGACGCATATGCCCACGAGCAGGGGCAGCGGGGCCAGCGCGCCCGGCCGCTGCGCCATCACCGTCATACAGCAGACCAACAGCATCGCCTTATCGATCAGCACGCACGCTCCCCCTTCCCTTTTATCCGCTTTCTTTATTGTATCCCCTTCGGGCCGCGCGCACAATCGCCCCGGCGGAAAATGTGACATTCATCACCCCGTGGAATTGACCGCCGGCACTACCTGCCCCGCCGGCGCGCAGGCTATAATAAGGGCATAAAGGCAATAAAGGAGGCACACGCCATGGCTTTGGTAGAAGTTCAAAACCTGGTCAAGCGCTATGGAGAACTGCTGGCGCTGGATCACTTCAATCTTAACATTCAGGAGGGCGAGATATTCGGGCTGCTGGGGCCCAACGGTTCGGGCAAGACCACCGCTATCAACTGCATCCTGGCTCTGCTCAAATTTGATAAGGGGGATATCCGCCTGTTCGGCAAGCCCATGGCCCCTAATGCGTACGACATCAAGCGGAATATCGGCGTGGTCATGCAGAATGTAGCGGTATTTGAGGAGCTGACCGTTTACGAAAACGTGGACTATTTTTGCGCCCTGTATGTGCCCGAGCGCGACAAGCGCCGCCAGCTGGTACAGGAGGCCATCGATTTTGTAGGTCTGCAGGATTTTTGCAAATTCTACCCCCGCAAGCTCTCCGGCGGGTTGCTGCGGCGGTTAAATATCGCCTGCGGCATCGCCCACAAGCCGCGGCTGATCTTTTTGGATGAGCCC
Above is a genomic segment from Luoshenia tenuis containing:
- a CDS encoding ABC transporter ATP-binding protein, which encodes MALVEVQNLVKRYGELLALDHFNLNIQEGEIFGLLGPNGSGKTTAINCILALLKFDKGDIRLFGKPMAPNAYDIKRNIGVVMQNVAVFEELTVYENVDYFCALYVPERDKRRQLVQEAIDFVGLQDFCKFYPRKLSGGLLRRLNIACGIAHKPRLIFLDEPTVAVDPQSRNNILEGIAQLNREGATIVYTSHYMEEVEQLCTRIAIMDKGRTLATGTKEELKAMINRGETVRIDLEGQPGEIVAKLRELPAVASAKLEDHRLVVRCKAGGQHNLVAILDALRQWDVAFGRVFSELPTLNDVFLEITGKELRD
- a CDS encoding sensor histidine kinase → MLIDKAMLLVCCMTVMAQRPGALAPLPLLVGICVSALAGYFDDRRFTGAVALGYGMICIFAPEFCVFLPLVFYDVAIVCPWPVGVALGILSLAGPLFSADLLGIMTVLFMGLGWVLRQRTLALERAGAKFNRMRDDSRELALLLEQRNKELLEKQDYEIRLATLNERNRIAREIHDHVGHMLSRSILQVGALMALHREQPLNGELNGVRDTLSQAMDNIRASVHDLHDESIDLQIQLGQLLRDFSFCPVSFVCDVQGRMAKEVQYCFIMIVKEALSNVMRHSDATQVRIEVIEHPALYQLIVQDNGSPQVRPSKDGLGLKNMAERVAALEGNLLISRENGYRIFVSVPRQRVEEG